A section of the Solitalea canadensis DSM 3403 genome encodes:
- a CDS encoding MDR family MFS transporter, whose protein sequence is MKNKYVVLSTLMIGTFMGSLDSSIVNVSLPIIKEDFNCRMDQIQWVVTGYMLSFSLFMPLTSWLKDRIGFFNLYVGGLVVFTIASLFCGIAQNLETLIIGRIIQAIGGGSLNPTAMAIMSTVFPKEERGKAIGWWGLGSVFGPTIGPTLGGFLTREFGWHSIFLINLPISVIAIGMCFYSLGFLKQVPKKYEKFDFKGFVSLTIFLSLIQFVLVRVESVGLLSYETVILLIVLIASLAYFIHTELRTTAPLLNIRLFRNKKFTSCILVTVVRSAALFGGLFLLPFLLQGLLHFNELESGLIMFPGALFMGILMPISGTMADKFGSRKLTIAGLIIVAFSMYLFSELGAQSNLTWVLVAVCLRGVGLGLLISPLSSATINSVKFEEVTMASSINSLLLQVGGSLGIAILTFIHQNVYNNKIDLDFSGAEAEQFALHRGFTISCILVTLALIPASRIPSKNLVTAKKEIVEI, encoded by the coding sequence ATGAAAAACAAGTATGTAGTCCTTTCTACCCTCATGATCGGAACCTTTATGGGTTCTCTCGATTCAAGCATTGTAAATGTTTCCTTGCCAATTATCAAAGAAGATTTCAACTGTCGCATGGATCAGATTCAATGGGTTGTTACAGGCTATATGCTCAGTTTTTCCCTTTTCATGCCATTAACGAGTTGGCTAAAAGATCGCATTGGCTTCTTCAACTTGTATGTTGGCGGGTTAGTCGTATTTACCATTGCCTCCTTATTTTGTGGAATTGCACAAAACCTAGAAACGCTGATCATCGGACGAATTATACAGGCCATTGGAGGAGGAAGTTTAAATCCTACCGCAATGGCGATCATGTCAACAGTTTTCCCAAAAGAAGAAAGAGGTAAAGCCATTGGATGGTGGGGATTAGGATCTGTTTTCGGGCCAACCATTGGACCAACATTAGGAGGTTTTTTAACACGGGAATTCGGATGGCACAGTATATTTTTGATCAACTTACCGATCAGTGTTATTGCTATAGGGATGTGTTTTTATTCCCTGGGTTTCTTAAAACAGGTGCCTAAGAAATATGAAAAATTTGATTTTAAAGGGTTCGTAAGCCTTACCATTTTTCTTTCGCTTATACAGTTTGTATTGGTTCGGGTTGAAAGTGTAGGCCTATTATCTTATGAAACGGTAATTCTCCTTATTGTTTTAATAGCTTCTTTGGCTTACTTCATTCATACTGAATTACGAACAACTGCCCCCCTCCTCAATATCCGTTTATTCAGGAATAAAAAGTTTACCAGTTGCATATTGGTAACAGTAGTAAGATCAGCCGCGCTTTTTGGTGGATTATTTCTGCTTCCCTTTTTATTACAAGGCCTTTTGCATTTCAATGAACTGGAGTCGGGACTTATAATGTTTCCCGGAGCTTTATTTATGGGTATTTTAATGCCTATTTCAGGAACCATGGCCGATAAATTTGGCTCGCGAAAATTAACCATAGCAGGGTTAATTATTGTAGCATTTTCTATGTACCTGTTTTCGGAGTTGGGTGCACAAAGTAACTTAACGTGGGTGTTAGTGGCAGTATGCCTTCGTGGAGTTGGCTTGGGCCTATTGATAAGTCCTTTATCCTCCGCCACCATAAACTCAGTAAAATTTGAAGAAGTTACCATGGCCTCTTCGATTAACAGTTTGCTTTTGCAAGTTGGAGGCTCATTAGGCATAGCCATTTTAACCTTCATCCATCAGAATGTCTATAACAACAAAATAGATTTAGATTTTTCAGGTGCAGAGGCCGAACAATTTGCCTTACACAGAGGTTTTACCATATCCTGTATTTTAGTAACACTGGCATTAATTCCAGCCAGCAGAATTCCAAGCAAAAATCTTGTAACCGCTAAAAAAGAAATAGTGGAAATTTAA